A region from the Lycium barbarum isolate Lr01 chromosome 8, ASM1917538v2, whole genome shotgun sequence genome encodes:
- the LOC132606909 gene encoding probable serine/threonine-protein kinase PBL7, with translation MGWFPCYGPSKQNSKKKNSVDSVQHSSDKLKTKNSLHTKEVDKDAGSNQIAAKTFIFRELAAATKNFRGDFLLGEGGFGRVYKGVIESNQVVAIKQLDRNGLQGNREFLVEVLMLSLLHHPNLVNLIGYCADGDQRLLVYEYMPLGSLEDHLHDPTPGKERLDWNTRMRIAAGAAKGLEYLHSASPPVIYRDLKCSNILLGEGYHAKLSDFGLAKLGPVGDNTHVSTRVMGTYGYCAPEYAMTGQLTLKSDVYSFGVVLLEIITGRKAIESSKTGGDFNLVIWARPLFKDRRKFSQMADPMLQGHYPVRGMYQALAVAAMCVQEQPNMRPVIADVVTALTYLASQKFDQETRGGIQTSRPGPATSPRMKRW, from the exons ATAAGTTAAAAACAAAGAATTCATTACACACAAAGGAAGTTGATAAGGATGCAGGGTCCAACCAAATTGCAGCCAAGACTTTTATATTTCGTGAATTAGCAGCTGCAACCAAAAATTTTCGAGGTGATTTTCTTCTTGGAGAAGGAGGCTTTGGTAGAGTATACAAAGGGGTGATTGAGTCCAATCAG GTCGTCGCCATCAAGCAACTCGATCGTAATGGATTGCAGGGCAACAGGGAATTTCTTGTCGAAGTGCTGATGTTAAGTCTGTTACACCATCCTAACCTTGTAAATCTAATCGGCTATTGTGCTGATGGAGATCAGAGACTTCTGGTCTACGAATATATGCCATTAGGGTCATTGGAAGACCATCTTCATG ATCCTACGCCAGGTAAGGAACGGCTAGATTGGAACACTAGAATGAGAATTGCTGCCGGAGCAGCAAAAGGCTTGGAATATCTACACAGTGCAAGTCCCCCTGTAATATACCGTGATTTAAAATGCTCCAACATTTTGCTTGGTGAGGGTTATCACGCAAAGCTCTCTGACTTTGGCTTGGCCAAACTGGGGCCCGTAGGAGATAACACCCATGTTTCTACAAGAGTTATGGGTACGTATGGGTACTGTGCACCAGAGTATGCCATGACTGGACAGTTGACTTTGAAGTCAGATGTTTACAGCTTTGGGGTAGTTCTCTTGGAAATCATTACAGGCAGGAAAGCAATTGAAAGTTCAAAAACTGGAGGAGATTTCAATCTCGTGATATGG GCAAGACCATTGTTCAAAGACCGGAGGAAATTCTCGCAGATGGCTGATCCAATGCTGCAAGGCCATTATCCAGTAAGGGGCATGTATCAAGCTCTAGCAGTTGCAGCAATGTGTGTTCAGGAGCAACCTAACATGCGTCCAGTTATAGCAGATGTTGTTACGGCTTTGACCTACCTTGCTTCACAAAAATTTGACCAGGAAACCCGCGGGGGCATCCAAACTTCACGGCCAGGACCTGCTACTTCACCTAGAATGAAACGATGGTGA